A window of the Cuculus canorus isolate bCucCan1 chromosome 3, bCucCan1.pri, whole genome shotgun sequence genome harbors these coding sequences:
- the CPSF3 gene encoding cleavage and polyadenylation specificity factor subunit 3 isoform X1 has protein sequence MSAKRKAEALIPAEESDQLLIRPLGAGQEVGRSCIILEFKGRKIMLDCGIHPGLEGMDALPYIDLIDPAEIDLLLISHFHLDHCGALPWFLQKTSFKGRTFMTHATKAIYRWLLSDYVKVSNISADDMLYTETDLEESMDKIETINFHEVKEVAGIKFWCYHAGHVLGAAMFMIEIAGVKLLYTGDFSRQEDRHLMAAEIPNIKPDILIIESTYGTHIHEKREEREARFCNTVHDIVNRGGRGLIPVFALGRAQELLLILDEYWQNHPELHDIPIYYASSLAKKCMAVYQTYVNAMNDKIRKQININNPFVFKHISNLKSMDHFDDIGPSVVMASPGMMQSGLSRELFESWCTDKRNGVIIAGYCVEGTLAKHIMSEPEEITTMSGQKLPLKMSVDYISFSAHTDYQQTSEFIRALKPPHVILVHGEQNEMARLKAALIREYEDNDEVHIEVHNPRNTEAVTLNFRGEKLAKVMGSLADKKPEQGQRISGILVKRNFNYHILSPCDLSNYTDLAMSTVTQTQAIPYTGPFNLLYYQLQKLTGDVEEIEIQQKPALKVFRNITVIQEPGMVVLEWVANPANDMYADTVTTVILEVQSNPKIQKAAVHKISKKVDMDVYRKRMEIMLQDMFGEDCVSSKDGSVLSVTVDGKTANISLDTRLTVSREVKMTNPFVKCWNWLHRGFTMPSAQYTDLCRYLGHIRDLLDVQFIWIIF, from the exons ATGTCGGCGAAGCGGAAAGCGGAGGCGCTGATCCCGGCGGAGGAGAGCGACCAGCTGCTCATCCGGCCCCT GGGTGCTGGCCAAGAAGTAGGAAGGTCATGCATTATCCTggaatttaaaggaagaaaaataatg cttgaTTGTGGAATCCATCCTGGACTGGAAGGAATGGATGCTCTTCCTTACATTGATTTGATAGATCCTGCTGAGATTGATCTTCTCCTAATTAGTCA tTTCCATTTAGATCACTGTGGGGCTTTACCATggtttttgcagaaaacaagttttaaagGAAGGACGTTTATGACTCATGCCACAAAAGCTATTTATAGATGGCTGCTTTCAGACTATGTCAAAGTCAG TAATATATCAGCGGATGACATGCTATATACAGAAACAGACCTTGAAGAAAGCATGGACAAGATTGAGACCATCAACTTCCATGAAGTGAAAGAGGTGGCAGGAATCAAATTCTGGTGTTACCACGCCGGCCACGTTCTGGGAGCAGCCATGTTTATGATTGAAATAGCTGGTGtgaag CTTTTATATACAGGTGATTTCTCAAGACAAGAAGACAGACATCTGATGGCAGCTGAGATTCCCAATATCAAACCCGATATTCTTATAATT GAATCCACGTACGGTACTCACATTcatgaaaaaagggaagagcGAGAGGCCCGATTCTGTAATACTGTTCACGACATTGTAAATAGAGGAGGTAGAGGCCTTATTCCTGTGTTTGCCCTGGGTCGAGCTCAAGAACTACTTTTAATTTTAG ATGAATACTGGCAAAATCACCCTGAACTCCATGATATCCCTATATACTATGCCTCCTCTTTGGCAAAGAAATGTATGGCTGTTTATCAAACGTACGTCAATGCCATGAATGACAAAATCCGCAAGCAAATTAACATCAACAATCCATTTGTTTTCAAGCATATTAGTAATCTGAAG AGTATGGATCATTTTGACGATATTGGCCCAAGTGTTGTGATGGCTTCCCCAGGTATGATGCAGAGTGGCTTATCCAGAGAGTTGTTTGAGAGCTGGTGCACGGATAAGAGAAACGGAGTAATTATAGCAGGGTACTGTGTTGAAGGAACGCTTGCTAAG CACATCATGTCTGAACCTGAAGAGATCACAACCATGTCAGGTCAAAAACTACCGCTGAAGATGTCTGTGgattacatttctttctctgctcacACAGATTACCAACAAACCAGTGAATTTATCCGGGCCTTGAAACCTCCACACGTG ATATTAGTTCATGGTGAACAGAATGAAATGGCCAGGTTGAAAGCAGCATTGATACGGGAATATGAGGATAATGATGAAGTTCATATCGAGGTTCATAATCCTAGGAATACTGAAGCTGTGACATTAAACTTCAGAGGAGAGAAACTTGCCAAG gtgATGGGATCTTTAGCAGATAAGAAACCAGAGCAAGGACAGAGAATTTCTGGAATCCtagttaaaagaaattttaactaTCACATTCTTTCTCCGTGTGACCTCTCCA ATTATACAGACTTGGCGATGAGCACTGTAACACAGACACAAGCCATTCCATATACCGGCCCTTTTAATCTGCTTTATTATCAGCTGCAAAAACTTACTG GTGATgtagaagaaatagaaattcaACAAAAACCAGCCCTGAAGGTTTTCAGAAATATTACTGTGATCCAGGAACCAGGCATGGTAGTCcttgag tGGGTGGCAAATCCTGCAAATGATATGTATGCAGACACTGTGACAACAGTGATACTGGAAGTTCAGTCAAATCCCAAAATACAGAAAG ctgcagTACATAAAATTTCCAAGAAAGTAGATATGGATGTGTACAGGAAGAGAATGGAGATCATGCTGCA GGATATGTTTGGAGAAGACTGTGTGAGTTCAAAAGATGGCTCTGTCTTGAGTGTCACGGTTGATGGGAAGACTGCAAACATTTCACTGGACACTCGG
- the CPSF3 gene encoding cleavage and polyadenylation specificity factor subunit 3 isoform X2, translated as MSAKRKAEALIPAEESDQLLIRPLGAGQEVGRSCIILEFKGRKIMLDCGIHPGLEGMDALPYIDLIDPAEIDLLLISHFHLDHCGALPWFLQKTSFKGRTFMTHATKAIYRWLLSDYVKVSNISADDMLYTETDLEESMDKIETINFHEVKEVAGIKFWCYHAGHVLGAAMFMIEIAGVKLLYTGDFSRQEDRHLMAAEIPNIKPDILIIESTYGTHIHEKREEREARFCNTVHDIVNRGGRGLIPVFALGRAQELLLILDEYWQNHPELHDIPIYYASSLAKKCMAVYQTYVNAMNDKIRKQININNPFVFKHISNLKSMDHFDDIGPSVVMASPGMMQSGLSRELFESWCTDKRNGVIIAGYCVEGTLAKHIMSEPEEITTMSGQKLPLKMSVDYISFSAHTDYQQTSEFIRALKPPHVILVHGEQNEMARLKAALIREYEDNDEVHIEVHNPRNTEAVTLNFRGEKLAKVMGSLADKKPEQGQRISGILVKRNFNYHILSPCDLSNYTDLAMSTVTQTQAIPYTGPFNLLYYQLQKLTGDVEEIEIQQKPALKVFRNITVIQEPGMVVLEWVANPANDMYADTVTTVILEVQSNPKIQKAAVHKISKKVDMDVYRKRMEIMLQDMFGEDCVSSKDGSVLSVTVDGKTANISLDTRTVDCEPGSEDDESLREMLELAAQRLYDALSPVH; from the exons ATGTCGGCGAAGCGGAAAGCGGAGGCGCTGATCCCGGCGGAGGAGAGCGACCAGCTGCTCATCCGGCCCCT GGGTGCTGGCCAAGAAGTAGGAAGGTCATGCATTATCCTggaatttaaaggaagaaaaataatg cttgaTTGTGGAATCCATCCTGGACTGGAAGGAATGGATGCTCTTCCTTACATTGATTTGATAGATCCTGCTGAGATTGATCTTCTCCTAATTAGTCA tTTCCATTTAGATCACTGTGGGGCTTTACCATggtttttgcagaaaacaagttttaaagGAAGGACGTTTATGACTCATGCCACAAAAGCTATTTATAGATGGCTGCTTTCAGACTATGTCAAAGTCAG TAATATATCAGCGGATGACATGCTATATACAGAAACAGACCTTGAAGAAAGCATGGACAAGATTGAGACCATCAACTTCCATGAAGTGAAAGAGGTGGCAGGAATCAAATTCTGGTGTTACCACGCCGGCCACGTTCTGGGAGCAGCCATGTTTATGATTGAAATAGCTGGTGtgaag CTTTTATATACAGGTGATTTCTCAAGACAAGAAGACAGACATCTGATGGCAGCTGAGATTCCCAATATCAAACCCGATATTCTTATAATT GAATCCACGTACGGTACTCACATTcatgaaaaaagggaagagcGAGAGGCCCGATTCTGTAATACTGTTCACGACATTGTAAATAGAGGAGGTAGAGGCCTTATTCCTGTGTTTGCCCTGGGTCGAGCTCAAGAACTACTTTTAATTTTAG ATGAATACTGGCAAAATCACCCTGAACTCCATGATATCCCTATATACTATGCCTCCTCTTTGGCAAAGAAATGTATGGCTGTTTATCAAACGTACGTCAATGCCATGAATGACAAAATCCGCAAGCAAATTAACATCAACAATCCATTTGTTTTCAAGCATATTAGTAATCTGAAG AGTATGGATCATTTTGACGATATTGGCCCAAGTGTTGTGATGGCTTCCCCAGGTATGATGCAGAGTGGCTTATCCAGAGAGTTGTTTGAGAGCTGGTGCACGGATAAGAGAAACGGAGTAATTATAGCAGGGTACTGTGTTGAAGGAACGCTTGCTAAG CACATCATGTCTGAACCTGAAGAGATCACAACCATGTCAGGTCAAAAACTACCGCTGAAGATGTCTGTGgattacatttctttctctgctcacACAGATTACCAACAAACCAGTGAATTTATCCGGGCCTTGAAACCTCCACACGTG ATATTAGTTCATGGTGAACAGAATGAAATGGCCAGGTTGAAAGCAGCATTGATACGGGAATATGAGGATAATGATGAAGTTCATATCGAGGTTCATAATCCTAGGAATACTGAAGCTGTGACATTAAACTTCAGAGGAGAGAAACTTGCCAAG gtgATGGGATCTTTAGCAGATAAGAAACCAGAGCAAGGACAGAGAATTTCTGGAATCCtagttaaaagaaattttaactaTCACATTCTTTCTCCGTGTGACCTCTCCA ATTATACAGACTTGGCGATGAGCACTGTAACACAGACACAAGCCATTCCATATACCGGCCCTTTTAATCTGCTTTATTATCAGCTGCAAAAACTTACTG GTGATgtagaagaaatagaaattcaACAAAAACCAGCCCTGAAGGTTTTCAGAAATATTACTGTGATCCAGGAACCAGGCATGGTAGTCcttgag tGGGTGGCAAATCCTGCAAATGATATGTATGCAGACACTGTGACAACAGTGATACTGGAAGTTCAGTCAAATCCCAAAATACAGAAAG ctgcagTACATAAAATTTCCAAGAAAGTAGATATGGATGTGTACAGGAAGAGAATGGAGATCATGCTGCA GGATATGTTTGGAGAAGACTGTGTGAGTTCAAAAGATGGCTCTGTCTTGAGTGTCACGGTTGATGGGAAGACTGCAAACATTTCACTGGACACTCGG